The nucleotide sequence ATGAAGAAGATGCCCCAGATGCTCCTCGACTACAAGGTTCGCCTCATCCTTCCTCTTGTGCTTCCTGCTGTTCCCATTTGCCATCCAGTGCCCCACACATTGCAGTGTTCTTCTAATCGTCGAAATCAGTAGCTTGGGTGTGCTGTTTATGGCTCGGAGTAGGTCTGTATATCGAAAATTATCGGCGTTTTTGTTATCAATGCTTAATCACCTCTAAGCAGAGCCATATCTGGAGTCATGTGCACTGCAGCGGACCTTCCTTGCATAGATGAGTGACAAGAGGTTAGGCACAAGGGATTTCAAACCAACCAGTGCAATGATATAGTATCTAGGAACCTACTCATGGACAATCTAAGCCCCGATTGCATCCTATCTCGGCATTAGATACGGAGGCTGCAGTATAAGGCCTCTTGGGTGCAAGCCTTCGGTCGCTGGCATACCATTCAAAACAGACTAATTCATCATTACGGACATCTCTATAAAGAGGTTGCTTCCTGGTCTTGTGACTTCACAAGAGTTTGCGCTGTAGGTTTTGTGCAACGATATGGAAAGCCCAATAAGCTTGCTTGTAAGATGAGCGCAACCTATTCTGGTTAGGCTGCTAGGATGGTGATGGAGCGCTGGAAATAAATATCTGTGCTGATAATTAAATTCCTGGATAGTTGCTACTTCTAGTTCGTTTCTTCATCAAACATGGATATGATAAATTAGTAATGGCTCGGTTTGTGAAAATATGTGTTTTTTTTCTCAAAAGCTATGCTGCCAGTTTACTTGAGTTCTTACTCAAGCGTTGCTTAGTCAAGAGTATGCTTCAAGGCTAAATGGTTGTGATCACTGTGGTGATGATTAATCCTGATTTGTCTGTGTTTCTTTCTTCAGAAACGTAGATGGGATAAGAAGATGAAAGAGGAGGAGGCCGCGGCAGCAAAGGCTACTTAATTAGGGGACTGTCCTGCTGGTGACTCTGCCGTTTGTTGTGGCAATCGGGAAGGAACTCATAATATAAGCATATTCTGCGCACAATGAAACTAGTCCCTTTTTTGTTTAATGAGTCCAAGATGTTGATTAACTATGCTGCTCTTCCTGAATAAGGTCGAAGGGTGTGTAATGTAGCAGGTTCATAGGGTGATTGGTTTGCGGTCTTTTTCACATTTACTGGTTTTTCCAGCTCTGCTGCCGCCTGCCACACTTTGTAATGCAATTTTTTTTGTCACATCGGTCATATAATCAGGATTCTAGCCTGGCCCAACCTGCATTGAACCCAACTTGTTTGCTGAAACAAATCAAAATTATGAGTGTGTGTTTGTTAGTTATTCTCATAGTATATCATTGGCACTGCAGGGTTTCTTTCTGTGTGTTTAGTTGTGGCAGAAAAAGGTCAGAATAATAGGAGAACTGGACTATAAgcaacattttttttctttttcttttgatatCTGGGAGGAAATGTGCCAGTATATCTAGACACCATAGAATAGAGTGATGTATAGGGCATATTTAAAACTATTATTGCACACAAGAATATGACTTCTTGGTTAAGGTAATTTGGTCATTGGACGATATCAATCACATTATCTCAAAGTATCTCCGAAAGGTTTTTTATGTTGCAGCTGCTAATAATAGACATAGCATGGGTATGTGTCATATACACACACATTTGAGTTGTGTGGCAGGAATCCAGTCGTCCACACATCAAGTTGCGAGCCAGGCCCCTCTTGGCTAGGCTACCCGCGTTTGCATTGCATGGCATCTAGTGCTCGAGATGCTATCGCACCATGTTtgattgcatgcatcatattgtctgTGGTCATCTTTTCTCAAGAGTGGTGAGAGCTTAACAACAAATAACAGCACAACACTATAGATCAAATAGAAGGCGTTACTCGCCATCTTGTCCAAGCTAACCGTGCATAAAAAGACTTGCTCCTATGGATCTGTTGGGGCTGCTGTGATGCGCTTCCACATTTCCGTGGATAACCCTACGCCTAAGCCTTCCGCAGAGGTGGGAGAAAAATGTGCCTCGACGTCATCATAACTGTAAACGTTGTTCAGTTTGATGTTACCGCACCTCGCCAAATAATGCGGCGGATCTAGGAAAAGTGTCTGATTCAAGTCTTTGCTGCAGACCAAGTCCCGTTATGTATGGGCGTCAAGCATGCAAAAACATCCACGTTTACATTTACACAACTATAAAGATCGCTTGCAAGCCGTACAAGAAAGAAGGGAAAATTATGCAACATTGCTATGCAAGAAGCGCAACAGCACAGGCGGATGCCACGGCCCTCAACATCGTATGTTGATCGCGTGACCGTAACGGCACTAAAAGACATATAGAGAAAAGAAAACCATTCATACTCAATGCTTCCCACTTTTGGTGTCACGAGTCGatatatttatttcattatttcgTCATAGTTTACTTGTCTTTCTCCAAGCTGAAGCAAGAGGAACTTCAAAATTACAGTACAACCAGACTGGTTGTAACAAGTCGCAAGAAAGAAGGAAGAAAACTTGTTATGCCACAAGCTCAACATAGCTTGTCGATTATCAGTCTCAACCTCAGGTTACACTTCTTTTTTTAGGACTACTAAACCTCCCTCGGCTTACACTTTTGGAAGCACTGTTGTGTCATATGGGGTTGATGGTTTAACCTACaaaaacaaaaataatgaactCCGGTGTAAGAACAATTAATTCCCAGAGTGATCGAAGAGCATTTCATGGTCTTATCGGGATTTGcctagatacgaatgtatctagacacgttttagtgttaggtacatctgtatctagacaaatctaagacaactaatTTGGGACGTTGGTAATAGATGACATAACATGGCAGAACAAGCAAAAGGGCATACCGCAAGAAACCGTGTGAGCAAACTTGCGCTGCTGGGGTTGAAGCCCTCGACGGGCTTTCCTTCCATGCGTGATGCATGCAACTGTTTCCTCACTGTAGAAGCCAGTGACTGAAACAACAAGTTCCATAGATAGATCACAGGTTTAGATGAAGTTAAGCGACGAGCCAAATGGAGCACAAAGACTATGCTACTGAATGAAAAATGGAAATATTGGAGGAAGTGAATATATCATGCACAGACCTTGCCCAGCTCCACTCCCCACTGGTCAAACGAGTTGATTCCCCATATGAAACCCTGAACTGCGATCCGGTGCTCATAGATGGATAAAAGCTGAAAGGTACAAACTGTATTAGTACATTTATAAAAACAGTGACAAGAGGATTTTGACAGCACAGTGCAATCTTGGAAAGGGCAAATAGAAGAAGAGAGTGCATAGTGACAGGATTGCTAATCCAAATCTTATGAAATAATCTATGACATAGGCTTCATGAAGGTGGAACAAAAATGAGGGGGCAGCGCAAAGTTTGTGGTGGAAAACATGTGCAGCTTCCACCAGCAGAATCTGCCCAACAGATACCAGGTCATCTTAAGTTTGCTTTCTTAAGTTCTAATATTTAATCAGGGAAAGAGACCAATCAACACAACCATGATTAGAACCCATTGTGAACAGCAAAATCCTAATCTTATGTTATTGTTTTTAAATGATGCATGATTCATACAACATAATCAGAATCTTGCCACTGAAAAAGAAGAGGATGTACTATACTGAATTCAGGTTTGAACAGCTTGCAACTTCAGATGAGTACAGAGAATATTATCTGCATACCTGTCCAATCTCATAGGCAGATAATGAAGACAGCAAGAAACTCAGTGATGGCCGGTTGCCCTGAAAAGTCTGAAGACACCAAAACGACAAAAGAATGCTCCGTCAGAAAGGCAACATTATGGCGACAAGCTTGATGCATTGGAATAACCATGTTAGAGATAAGTGAATAATCATCACCTTGTGAGAGATAAGATTTTCGGGAACTTTCTCGCTGCGTAATTGTTCAGGAGTCTGAAAAGATGAAGTCAACTCTAATAAGAAACCAAAACAGTTCATAAAAAGCATGTTCTCCAAAATGCTGTTGAGCTATTTACCTTTCCATAAGCAAGTGCGTCAGGCTGAGCAAAGAAATTGGACATCAACTCATCATGATTGCTAACCGTTTCCCCTGATAAAAATGCACCATAGAACTGTTTGAAAGGGCATTTTGAAGAACCACAAGCCTAACATGCTGCATCTTTTCAATTCCAAAAGAGATGTTTCAATGGCATACCTTTCAAGTAAACAGGCTGCTGGCTTTTTATGACACCAATAAAATCACAAGGAATAACTCTTCCCTGGAAGTGTAGGTACAACCATTATCAACAAAGGTGCATATCCATTGAAATATATTGTTGCTAGTAGAACTTATAACACATGAAAGTAATCAAGTAGACAAGAGACATATGTAAGAGGTGCCAAAATGTAACATACATAAATCATTAAGGTAACTGTGAGCATATGAAATCCTAATCCATATGGCATTATCAAATTTGATACTTTAACAGTTGAAGTAATTAAGGTAACATAAATCGCAAACCGCTACAGCAGTTGGCAACATTACTAGCGAATGTGAAACTAGTATATTTACCTGATGGATTAATTGATAGAAGCTGTGTTGCCCGTTTGTTCCAGGTTCACCAAAATCAATTTCACCAGCCTCATATGGAAGTCGAACACCATCAATGGAGACACCCTTTCCATTACTCTCCATGCTAAGCTTTACAACATAAATATGCATATGTTAAAATTAAGAACAAAAGAGAATCTCCAAGATGTCAGCTGTTAAAAGCAAAGCTAGTAATGTTACCTGCTGAATATGTGGTGCTAGTTTCTCAAGTGCTTGAGAGTATGGCAATATTGCCTAGAAACAATAATTAGAGAAAATTGAAGTACTTAGATGGAGAATTAGGTATAGATTGTAATAGGAAATAACAAGACAATGGGACTGAGTAGCTCACCCTAGCCGGATATCCAAGAAATGAAACATTCCACACACTCAACAAACCAAGGAGTACCTACACAGAAACGGAAGACCCTGTTACAAAAATGCTTAATGGTTGACATCACTGATCCCTATAAACAACTCACTTACAGGTATATTTTTCTCAAATGAAGATGTGTGGAAGTGGTTGTCAATGCTGGAAGCACCCTCCAGAAATCTTCAGAAAGAAAAGAAACCAGAGCAGGATCAATTATCATCTCTGTTTACAATGCGAATGAAAATTTCCAGACTTTGGCATTGGCTTTGTCATTCACATTTTGATGGTAAAAATGTTAAATGCATATCTTTTTTTTTTTACTTAAACCCTGTTTGGGGCTTCGAGGAACTTGATCCTAAAACCCACCAAGTCTAACCTTGAAATGACGAGGGCAGGAGTTTGACCTTTCTAGTTAAGTGTGGGTTATGGCTTTATGTTACCTGGATAAGTTGTCCCAGAGTTAAAATCATCTAACATTTGTTTACTTTGGATGCTTGAGTACTAAACTATTCAAGATCCTCCAAGCAGTAGATGCTCATAGTGTTCCAGCAGAATTAACTTATCCTATCTTTCGATTTCTACTTGTGATTAACACAAAAATATCACGTCTTAATTTTTTTTCCATAATACTATGAAAGAATAGTGCAGCTGTCTTGATAAATGTTGCCGGAAAAAGTATCAGGTccagttctttttttttctcatcAGAAATATCTCCGTATCTTTTTTATACCCACAAGGATTGGTCAATGGCGATGAACACAGATGTGTAGTATCCTTATTGTAAAGCACCCCTAACACTGTGACAGCTGTCATGAATGATTATGCATATGTGAAGTACTTGCTCTAGTCTGAAACAGCAAAAGATCATCCTAATTTAAGCAGAGATAATTCTTAAGGGAAACTTCTTATTTTCTAATGAGGCGAAGAGCATTGAAGATTTGGAATTTATCTTAAGTAAGAACAGCTTGATAGAATTTAGGCAATGACACCAGGCCAATGGGTCATGGTACTCACTTGTTGACCAGACAAGTGAGATGGGCATCTCTGAGGTTACTTTTCTTAGAATTGGTTACTGCCATGATTCCCCATCCACTAAGGCACAAACTCGTTTGACAGTCATGGAATTGAACCGATGTTTTAAAATTGAAACAACTACTGTCCTTTATATTTCTATCCTGACTACCAAAACATGAATTTCACTTCAGGGTGCAAATATAGGTTAAGATAACATACTTCTGAACAATTGGAAATCCATACTGAAGAGATAAGGGCAGAACACCGACAGCACTGCAAACTGCAATATTCGACTAAAGTTATGATGCAGAACATAAGATATATTAGTAACTTTAATGAAAAGAACAGTTCTCACCACTATAGCGGCCGCCAACCCAGTCCCAGAATGCAAAGGCGTTGTTAGGGTCAATTCCGAACTCCTTGACAAGCTTTTTTAACAGAAAAAGGTACAGTTAAGAATTTATCACATTAGGATCAGCGTTCTTGACGAAGAATATGGCATGGGGAATGCTCTAACAACATAGACAAAGATGTTACACTTAAACATGGAAAACACAACGAATATGTGAAAACTAAATATGATCATGTGAAAATTGGCTGGAAAACTGAAAGGTCGAAAAGTACCTTAAGATTAGTACTGACAGCAATCATGTGTTTGGAAACAGCCTGAGGTCTGAATTAACAAATTTCACATCAATCACTGAACAATGAGGGTTCACAGCAGGGCATAAGATGTTTAAGGTATTATAAACAGACTAACCCAAGAGAAGAGACAATCCACTCCTTGATAGTTCGAGCATTTAACATTGTTTCAGCTGTCGTGAAGGTCTTTGAGACAACCACAACTGCACATTTGTTTGACGAGAACGATCAGAACTTCTGATGATATTTGTAGAAACAGAGAGAGTATCTGCGCTGAGTTAATACTAGTGAAACATGATGATTACCAAGAGTGGTTGCAGGGTCTAAATCTTTGATGCTCCGTGCAACATCAACCGGATCAACATTTGCAAGACTGCAGCATAACCACAATTGAGCACATATTATTAGATGAAAAGCACACTGGTTGCATGAATGAGAAGTGAAAAATATAGCCACTCAATCACAATATATTCAAGAAGGCACAACTAGAAAGATTCATGAATGGTACAGAAAGTCAAAAACATAGCCGCTCGAtcacatttaatatttttttttAGATCTATAGGAAGTGTCAGCATAACAATTATGACAGGCCCCAGCAAAAGAAAAACAGAGAGATGCCCAAGTACACACTTACAATCTCAGTTGTCGGCCTTTGGCAGATTCTGCTGCTTCTGGGTCTGAAAATTAGTAACAATTTCATGGCATATCAGATCAAATCTGGCAGTAAATAATCTTCAATTTATAGAACACCTAAAGGAGTGGATAACATGATTGTTTACCAGTCTGGAGAGCCGTATGCACAAACAGAGGTCCAAGGAAGCTGCCACCAATTCCAACTGAGACAACATTTGTCAACGGTTTCCCGGTTGCCCCAACCTGCATTCCAAGAAGAAGCGATTATTAATCTTTACTGTTTCTGCTACATTTGCAAAGTTAAGAAATTTGTTTCAAGATTTACCCATGAGCCACTCCTGAAAGTCTCTGAAAACTGCTTGATTTTATCCTTAACAGCCCAAACTTCGGGGACCACGTTCACACCGTCACTGTTTATGACTGCATCTCTTGGAGCTCTCAAAGCCACATGGAGCACTGATCTGTTCTCCGTGGTATTTATCTGAAAGACAAATCATTCAAGTCAACTGAGACATGTATCCCATCCGTTCCAAATGATTTTTTTTAAGAGAGAGAATTCCAAATGATATGTCATGTATGTACTGGACAGATTTAAATACAAAAGTGGTCATGACCTCTAATTGTTTTCCCCAGAATTATTATTTGTCTGAATTGACATCTACAGATAACTAAGCAGATGCCGAATAAGCACATGTGATTGTGATATAAAACTGAAGAAGGGTTACAGAGGGCGACACCGACCTTTTCGCCTTTAAACATCTTGTCAATCTTCTCCTTGAGCTTTGCAGCCTGCAATAATAGTAAATCCAGTACATCCAAAAATTACTCTCGCCGCTTACAAAGACACACACGAAAAAAAGAATTTAATCGAACAAGTGTTGACCTCTGCCAGCTTGAAGAGCTTGTCGACGGTCTCCGTGGTGGCCTGCTGCCTCGAGTAGTCCAGGAAGACGCCCTCGAATTCGCTACCAAATCCAATCGAGCCATCGGCACATGAGCCACGCGGAAGAGATGGCGCAAGAAGATTGTGAAACAAacgaaggggggagggaggggccttACGCTGTCATTGCCTTGCATCGATCGGCGTCCGTCATGAGGTCGCGCAGGTGCGTCTTGTGGATCGCGCCGACGTGCGCCTGCGGTCAGGAAACACACGCACACACGGTGAGAGGCTGCCAATCGAATCGAATCGAAAGCCGCGGGTGAGGGGCGGAAGGGAGACGCACCTGGAGGGCCTTCCACTGGTCGGTGTCGGAGATGAGCGCCGGCGACGCCATGGCCGATGCGGCGGAGGGCCGGGCGGACCTGGCGGAATTGAGGCGGAGGATAAGCTCAGTTTAGTcccaacaaaaaagaaaagaaattggaTGGATGGGATTGGATTGGAGaggaagaaacaaaagaggagCAATTGATCCAGATCGCGGTAGGTACGTACCCCTGGGGGATGTcgacggcgggcgggcggcggctgcCGGAGAAGGGGGCGCAGAGGGGATGACGGATCGGTGGCGGACGGACGGAGCCTGGCAGGAAGAGAATAgaagcggagagagagagagaggcggaggaggaggagggtgtgtAATATAACaggcgtgggcgtgggcgtgggcgtgggcgtggggTCGTGTCCGCGCCGTATTTGCGGGGCCCGCCTGCCAGAGAACGGCTGGCCAACAGTCCTTGAAAAAAGAAAGGTTTAAAAATCGATACGGACACCAAGAGAAGAGAGGCTGCTACTTTCTCGTCTTGGGAGAAAAGGAACAGGAAAAAGAGGAGGAAACCAAACCAAAccaggggctgctgctgctgcctgcCACCGCCCCCGGGAGGTGGGCGATGCGAGCCATGTACCGGCTGCGTCGCGTCGTCGGCTTTCTGCAGACACGTCACGTGTGGATGTTTTTTGGGCGTGTCACCGTTGACGCCTTCTTTTCTCTTTAAAAAAAAATCTATCTTCAATCACGTGGGTGCAAGGAACAccataaataaataataaaaactacatccagatccgtagaccacccgGCGACTGCGGCAAGCATGAAGCGAGCCGTAGGCGCCCCATCGACATCACTCCTCCCTCGCAGGAGCCGGGCAAAAcctgttatactccctccgtccgaaaaaacttgtccaaTGCTTGTtccttaaatggatgtatctagcactaaattcgtgctagatacatcaatttgagggacaaacttttccggacggagggagtagtaaacagtcgggaagtcgtcgtgctaaaggCTCGTATGACCGGCGCATCAGAACGGCAAATCGTCgtcgatgaagagtagcgtagatcggaaggctcaaaccgaagacacacgaacgtagacgaccGACGAACAGATCCGACCAAAATCCATCGAGgacagatctgccggagacacacctcgaCACGACCACCggcgatgctagacgcaccaccagaatgtgggctaggcggggagaaccttattacATCTTCTGGGAAGCGTTGCCGTCTCGCTTTCCTGTACAGGACACGGACCCTAGCAAATCTCAAAGACACATGTAAAAATGAGGAGGCAGGCCGACGGCGGCAAAGAAACCCTAATTGGGAAGGAGGCGGCTGGGCTAGGAGCATAGGAGTCAGACTGAAAATCACGTTGAGGGCTTGTTCAAGCGTCATGAGAGCATCTTCAATATGACCGAACAAATTCGACCCCTAAATGCCTTCGGACGCGACGAAATAAACCCACAAAACGGCGTCAGCCAGCTTTTCATTTGTCCTTTCGGACAACCACACTTCTTATATTCGTACAAATACATGCATGTCCACCATATATCAAAAATTCATCCTCAATTCGACAAAAACAAAATAAACCATAATTCAAAAATTGATTAACGTGCCAACAGAAATAGATAGGCGATACAAGAATGAATCAAACACCTCCATTGTTGCACTCGCCGATCCTCTTCTTTAGGTTGATCAATCAACCACTTgttgccttcatcatccaagaggctAGTGTCCTGCAACATGATCCCTAGCTCCTCCATTTCTCTCGCAAGCCTTTCTCTCCCTTAAGCTCAATCCTTGCAATGTCGCCTACTTTCCGAACTCCCATTTTGCATATGTTTCTTGTTTCTTCAAGTCTATGTTCTCCCTCCCAATGTTCAACTTCTATTTTACACTTTCTCGGTCAAACTCCATCATCTCTCCTTGCACATCTATGAAGAACTTGTGCCTATCCTCCTTCTTCACCTTCTTGGCAGAAAAATGCCATCCATGTGGCGAACATTTTGCTTGCTGCACCATCACGTGCaaccctcttcttctccctctcgtTTCCCATCACTGTTGATTCCCACTTTGGCATGGTGGATTGTACATCTGCCCCTGTCATCGAATGCAATAGATTGATTGGAGCTAGTGCCATCGTTTTTCTTCAACTTTTTTGGTGCTATTTTGGAGCTCCTCAACGATGATTTGCCACTTTGTTTTGTCATTTAATTTCAACCAACAATATGACAAAGTGAATGGCTTCTTCTTGGTTTGTTGGTACA is from Triticum aestivum cultivar Chinese Spring chromosome 1B, IWGSC CS RefSeq v2.1, whole genome shotgun sequence and encodes:
- the LOC780596 gene encoding glucose-6-phosphate isomerase, cytosolic, which produces MASPALISDTDQWKALQAHVGAIHKTHLRDLMTDADRCKAMTAEFEGVFLDYSRQQATTETVDKLFKLAEAAKLKEKIDKMFKGEKINTTENRSVLHVALRAPRDAVINSDGVNVVPEVWAVKDKIKQFSETFRSGSWVGATGKPLTNVVSVGIGGSFLGPLFVHTALQTDPEAAESAKGRQLRFLANVDPVDVARSIKDLDPATTLVVVVSKTFTTAETMLNARTIKEWIVSSLGPQAVSKHMIAVSTNLKLVKEFGIDPNNAFAFWDWVGGRYSVCSAVGVLPLSLQYGFPIVQKFLEGASSIDNHFHTSSFEKNIPVLLGLLSVWNVSFLGYPARAILPYSQALEKLAPHIQQLSMESNGKGVSIDGVRLPYEAGEIDFGEPGTNGQHSFYQLIHQGRVIPCDFIGVIKSQQPVYLKGETVSNHDELMSNFFAQPDALAYGKTPEQLRSEKVPENLISHKTFQGNRPSLSFLLSSLSAYEIGQLLSIYEHRIAVQGFIWGINSFDQWGVELGKSLASTVRKQLHASRMEGKPVEGFNPSSASLLTRFLAVKPSTPYDTTVLPKV